In a single window of the Antedon mediterranea chromosome 1, ecAntMedi1.1, whole genome shotgun sequence genome:
- the LOC140063523 gene encoding chitotriosidase-1-like has product MRAFIFVAVLCFTFADGGGDGDSFKCEQDGLFADSHDCSYYYECNGGRMWHRSCAPGTVFNPNIGVCDHAYNVPGCS; this is encoded by the exons ATGAGGGCGTTCATTTTTGTTGCAGTTCTCTGCTTCACCTTTGCGG ATGGTGGAGGAGATGGTGATTCTTTCAAATGTGAACAAGACGGTTTATTCGCCGATTCACACGATTGTTCATACTATTATGAATGTAATGGTGGTAGGATGTGGCACAGATCTTGTGCACCGGGTACTGTGTTCAATCCTAACATTGGTGTGTGTGATCATGCATACAACGTTCCAGGTTGTTCCTAA